Below is a window of Lacrimispora xylanolytica DNA.
GTTGGACTTTATGGACTGAAAAAACTTCAGGACTTTTATGGAGATGACCGTTATCTGCCCTTTTTTGACCGTTGGTATCATGGTCATATGGAGCGTGGACTTCCTTCAAAAAATATAAATACGACAGCTCCCTTTCTTCCTCTGTCATATATCAGCGATAAACTGTCAAACTCTCAGGACTTAAAAAAGCTTCTAATGGAGCGGGCTGACTGGCTGATGAATGAGCTTCCTAAGACTCCGGACAATGGTTTCCAGCACGTCACAAGTGCCATCGGAGACCGGAATGGAGTTAACTTAAACGAAGGTCAGATTTGGGTGGATACCCTGTTTATGTCTGTCCTGTTTTTAAATCATATGGGACACCAGGAACATAAAAAGGAATGGAAAGAGGAGGCCACCCATCAGTTCCTTGTCCATATCAAATACTTATTTGACAAAGGGACCGGCCTCTTCCATCACGGCTTCCGCTTTGATCAGATGGATAACTTCGGAGGCATCTTCTGGTGCCGGGGAAACTCATGGTTCACTTACGGAATTATGGAATTTTTAGACGATTGCGGCGAGGAGATGAGCCAGGGAGTCCGTGACTTTTTCATCGATACCTTTAAAGCTCAGGCAAACGCAATGCTACGTCTTCAGGCACCTTCCGGCCTCTGGTATACGGTTCTTACAGATGAGACAAGCTATGAGGAGGTTTCCGGTTCTGCTGCCATTGCAGCCGGACTGCTTCGGGGCGTAAAAGCAGGCATCCTTGATGATACCTATAAAAAGGCAGCAGACAAAGCAATTGAAGCCATCTGTAATAATATATCCGAGGACGGCACCGTTCTTAACGTATCAGCCGGAACAGGAATCGGCATGGATGCAGACCATTATAAGAATATTCTTCTTATGCCAATGGCATATGGCCAGGCGCTTGCCCTGACTGCTTTATGTGAGGCATTGGAGAAATAAGGAAAAGCTAAAAAGAAGGGAGTCCTGATTAAAAGGATTCCCTTCTTCCGGCTTTTTTCCGGTATGCTGATGGAGTTTCATCCCCATGCTTTTTAAAAATCCGCTCAAAGTAAGTCACGCTTTC
It encodes the following:
- a CDS encoding glycoside hydrolase family 88/105 protein, yielding MSNEQLLEKIHLVVEKLMNLGGSDYDKDQTVSSTDTSKGIIQRDFGIEEWDWPQGVGLYGLKKLQDFYGDDRYLPFFDRWYHGHMERGLPSKNINTTAPFLPLSYISDKLSNSQDLKKLLMERADWLMNELPKTPDNGFQHVTSAIGDRNGVNLNEGQIWVDTLFMSVLFLNHMGHQEHKKEWKEEATHQFLVHIKYLFDKGTGLFHHGFRFDQMDNFGGIFWCRGNSWFTYGIMEFLDDCGEEMSQGVRDFFIDTFKAQANAMLRLQAPSGLWYTVLTDETSYEEVSGSAAIAAGLLRGVKAGILDDTYKKAADKAIEAICNNISEDGTVLNVSAGTGIGMDADHYKNILLMPMAYGQALALTALCEALEK